The nucleotide sequence GGGGATGACGTCTAGTCAGCATGGTCCTTACGTCCTGGGCTACACACGTGCTACAATGGATAGGACAACGCGCAGCAAACATGCGAGTGTAAGCGAATCGCTGAAACCTATCCCCAGTTCAGATCGGAGTCTGCAACTCGACTCCGTGAAGTTGGAATCGCTAGTAATCGCGGGTCAGCATACCGCGGTGAATACGTTCCCGGGCCTTGTACACACCGCCCGTCACACCATGGGAGTAGATTGCAGTTGAAACCGCCGGGAGCCTCACGGCAGGCGTCTAGACTGTGGTTTATGACTGGGGTGAAGTCGTAACAAGGTAACTGTACCGGAAGGTGCGGTTGGATCACCTCCTTTCTATCGGTTCCGCACCCCCTGCTCTTTCCTGCTTCCCGAATCACGGCCCCGTCCTCTGGACGCGGGCCGTTTTTCTTTTGCTCGTGGCATCAAGAACAGGAAACGGCCACCGCATCTGATCGTGCGGTGGCTGCTTTTCTCTTGTTACAGAGGTTGTGTTACGGCAAGACGGTCAAGCACGGCGGGGTCTTCAAGTGTACTGGTATCCCCCTGAATGGTCTGTCCGGCGGCAAGCTGACGCAAGAACCGGCGCATGATCTTGCCGCTGCGGGTCTTGGGCAAGGCGTCGGCTATATAAATGGCGTCCGGGCGCGCCAGAGCGCCGATCTCGCGGGTCACATGAGCACGCAGGGCGGCGGGGTCGGCGGTGTGCCCGTCCTGAAGAAGCACGTAGGCCACCACCGCTTCCCCCTTGACCGGATCAGGTTTACCGACCACGGCAGCTTCCGAGACGTCAGGGTGGGCCACCAGAGCCGATTCGATTTCCATGGTGCCCAGGCGGTGCCCCGAGACGTTTAGCACGTCGTCCACGCGCCCGACGATGGTGTAGTAGCCGTCCGCGTCACGCCGGGCGCCGTCGCCCGCGAAGTACACCCCCTGAATCTCGCCCCAGTAGCTCTTGCGGTAGCGCTCGTCGTCACCGTACACCGTGCGGAGCATGGAAGGCCAGGGCCGTTTGATGACGAGCAGGCCCCCGTCGTCGGCGCCGAGTTCCTCGCCTTCACGGGTCATCAGGGCCGGTTCGATGCCGAACATGGGCAGGCCCGCGCTGCCCGGTTTGCTGGGAAAAGCGCCCGGCAACGTGGTGAGCATGATGGAGCCGGTTTCGGTCTGCCACCAGGTGTCCACGACCGGGCAGCGCTCGCCGCCGATGACGCGGTAGTACCACATCCACGCCTCGGGGTTGATCGGTTCGCCCACCGACCCCAGCAGGCGCAGGCTGGAGAGGTCGTAGCGGCCCGGAATCTCTTCGCCGTGCTGCATGAATGAGCGGATGGCCGTGGGCGCAGTGTACAGAATCGTGATCCGGTGCTTTTGCACGATGTCCCAGAAGCGGCCCCAGTCGGGCTGGTTGGGGGCACCCTCGTACATCACCACCGTCGCGCCGTTGAGCAGCGGACCATACACGCTGTAGCTGTGGCCGGTGATCCAGCCGATGTCGGCAGTACACCAGTAAATGTCGTCGTCGCGCAGGTCGAACACCGTCTGGGTGGTGAGGTAGGTGCTGACCATGTACCCGCCGGTCGTGTGCTGCACGCCCTTGGGGGTGCCGGTGCTGCCGGAGGTGTAGAGGATGAACAGCGGGTGCTCGCTGTCGAGGGCTGCGGCTTCGTGCCGGTCGCTCTGGCGGTCCACCACGTCGTGCCACCACAGGTCGCGGCCCTCGGTCCACCACTCCACCTCGATGCCGGTGTGCTTGACGACCAGAATGTGCTCCAGGCAGGGCGCGAGCTTGGCCGCTTCGTCGGCGTTGATCTTGAGGGTGACGGGCTTGCCCCGGCGATACCCGGCGTCGGCGGTAATCAGCAGTTTGCTCTGCGCGTTGTTGATGCGGTCGGCCAGGGCCGACACCGAGAAGCCGCCGAACACGACGGAATGCACCGCGCCGATGCGGGCACAGGCGAGCATGGCGATGGCCGCCTCGGGGATGAGCGGCATGTAGAGCGTCACGCGGTCCCCGGCCACCACGCCGAGTTCTTCCAGCGCGTTGGCTGCCTTGCACACCTCGCGCAGCAGCTCGGCGTAGGTGTAGGTGCGCACCCGGCCATCCTCGCCTTCCCAGATGATGGCCCGCTTGTCGCCCAGCCCACGCTGCACGTTGCGGTCGAGCGCGTTGTAGGCGATGTTCGTCTGCCCGCCCACGAACCACTGCGCGTGCGGCTCCTGCCAGTCGAGCACCCGGTCCCACTCCTTCATCCAGTGCAGGTCGCGGGCCACCTCGGACCAGAATTCGTCGGGCTGGTCGAGGCTCTGGCGGTAGCGGCGCTCGTACGCCTCGCGGCTGACCCGCGCCGCCGACTGAAATTCGGCGCTGGGAGGAATGACACGCGTTTCGTGCAGCATGGCGTCGATGTGGTCGCTGGCAGGGGACATGGCAAACCTCCGGGGACAGGGAAGGGCAAAATGCACACGGGCGAAACAATTTGGAGTGACGCCAATCTAGCGCCCATTTGCCGCCCGGACGCGGGCACGTCTGCTCACGTTACGCCGGAGGTACTGGACCCGGTTCAAGGAAACGCATTTTTAGAGCAGTTCTCCGAATTACGTGATGCGCGGAACCGGCACCCCGCATCACTCCATTCTCTCCTGCGGAGCTTTGCAAGTCCGCCCTGCTCCGTGTTTTGCACTCGCTCTCTGCGAGCTGTCCCAGTCCGCTCGCCAAAAAGACGTTGCGTCTTTTTGGCAAATGCTCTAGACGGTCAGTTCCTCCGCCGTGTGCCGCACCTCGGCATGGTCGAAACGGGCGAGTTCGTCCGGTAAAGGGCGCTGAAACCAGCCGTTCCATTCGAGGAGTTCCTCGCGTGACACCACGAAGGTCTGCGGGGTCTGCGGTGCGAGGACGTTGCGGGCCTCCAGCCGCTGCCAGAGCTGCTCCACCGGCAGGTCGAGCACATGCAGCTCGGCGCGGGCACCGAGGGCATGGGCGCGGGACAGGTACATCTCACGCTCGCCCGGTGACCACAGGCCGTAATCGAGAACCACGCTCACGCCGAGGCCCAGCACCCGCGCGGCCACGCTCCAGAGCAGGTCGTGTTCGAGTACGGCGCGTTTGCCGTCCAGGTCGCCCGCGCCGAACAGCGGTTTCATCCAGTCGTCGGGGGTCAGGCGCAAAGCGGCGTGCTGCCGTTCGAGCTGGCGGGCGAGGGTCGTTTTTCCGGCGCCCGGCAGACCGACGAGCAGAAACAGGGTGGGCGACATAGGGGAGACAAGGTAGCGCGTGCTTGATCGCCGCGCCCTGACCCAGCTCTCTAGCTCAGGGTCAGGGCACGGCCAAAAACCCGCACATTCGGGCGAGTCGGACGGTATTCAGCGCAGCGCGGCGCAGACCTGCTCCAGCGCCTGTCCGAAACGCCCGGCGGCGCCGTCCACGTCCTGCAACTTGTCGAGGCCGAACAGCCCGACGCGGAAGGTCCGGAAGTCGGCCCCCTCGTCCACCTGCAGGGGCACGCCAGCCGCAATTTGCAGCCCCGCCTCACGGAAAGCCTTGCCGCTCTGGAGGTCGGCGTGGTCGGTATAGCTGACCACCACACCGGGCGCCTCGAAGCCGGGGGCCGCGACGCTGGGAAAGCCCGCCTGGGCGAGTTGCTCGCGCACCCGCTCGCCGAGCGCCCACTGCGCTTCCCTGGCCCGCTCCAGGCCGAACGCCTTCATCTCATGCATGGTGTCGCGGAACTGCCGCAGGCCATCGGTGGGCATGGTGGCGTGGTAGGCGAAACCGCCGTCCTCGTAACTTTTCATGATGCTGCGCCACTTTTTCAGGTCGAGGGTAAAACTCACCGAGTCGGTGGCCTCCACGCGGGCGGCGGCGGCCTCGCTGAGCATGACCAGGCCAGCGCAGGGGGTGCTGCTCCAGCCCTTCTGGGGGGCCGAAATCAGCACGTCGATGCCGAGCGCCTCCATGTCGAGCCACACCGCGCCCGAAGCGATGCAGTCGATGACCAGTAGCCCGCCGACTTCGTGGGTGGCCTCGGCCAGCGCCTGGATGTAGGCTTCGGGCAGGATGATGCCCGCCGACGTCTCCACATGCGGCGCGAACACCAGCGCGGGGCGCTCGCGGCGGATGGTCGCGGTCGCTTCCTCGATGGGAAAGGGCGCGAACGGCGGCGTCTTGGCTTCCCCCTGGGGCTGAGTTTTCTGAGGCTGGGCTTTCTGGGGCTGGGCTTTCAGGACCGTGACCGACTCGGGCAGGCGGCTCATCTCCACGATTTGCGACCAGCGGTAGCTGAACCAGCCGTTGCGGATGACCAGGCACTTTTGCCCCTGGGCCAGCTGGTCCACCACCGCTTCCATCGCCGAGGTGCCCGACCCCGGGATGATGGCGACGGCATGGGCGTGGTAAACCGCCTTCAGGTCGGCGGACAGGTCGCGCATAACGCCCTGAAACGCTGCGGACATGTGGTTGAGCGACCGGTCGGTGTAGACCACCGAGTATTCGAGCAGGCCGTCAGGGTCGATATCGGGGCGCAGGGCTGGCATGGAGAGAGGATAGCGGGTGGGGGAAAAGCCGGGCCACTTGCCATCTCCCGATGGACCGCCTCCGGCTGCTGAAGCTCTTGCAGAGCAGTCAGCCTGGGCGTGGAAAGGTGCCGGAGCACTGAAGCAACGGAAAAACCCGCCACCTCTCTCGGCAGCGGGCTTTTTCCGGGTGTCCCGGCTTACTGCTCGTCTTCGCCTTCCACGTCGGCGTAGCCCTGTTCGAGTTCCTGCGCGGTGGCGTCGCGCACGGCCAGCACCTTGACCTTGAAGTGCAGCGTTTCGCCGGCCAGCGGCGGGTTGAAGTCGGCGCGGACCTTGTCGCCCTCGACGGAGAGCACCGTGAAGGGGTAGGGCGTGCCGTCGGCGGCCTGCATGTAGTAGGTTTCGCCCTCTTCCACGTCGTCGTCGAAGTCGGCGCGCTCCAGTTCCTCGACGGCTTCGTCGTTGCGCTCGCCGTAACCGTCCTCAGGAGGCACGATGACCTCGAAGTCGTCACCCACCTGTTTGCCCTCCAGGGCGCGTTCCAGACCCGGAATAATCAGGCCGTGGCCGTGCAGGTAGGTCAGCGGCTCGCCGGGGTCGCTGTGGTCGAGGACCTCGCCGCGCACGGTGAGCTGATAATCGAGTTCCACAACCTTGTCCTGAGCAATATTCATATGACCTCCAGGGCCAGAGTTCCTCTTTGCGGCCTGGGCGAGTCTAGCAGCCTGCCCGGAAGCCCCCGGCCATCAGAACACTTTCCAGCGGTAGAACAGGTAAGCAATCACGCTCGCCACCGCCATCGCCACCGCCATCACCAACCAGAAACCGTACGGGTTGTCATGGAAGGGCAGGCCGTCCACGTTCATGCCGAAAAAGCCGCTGACCAGCGTGGGAATCGCCACCAGAATGGTCGTGACCGTCAGCACCTTGACCACCTGATTGACGTTGTTGGAAATGACGCTGGCGAAGGCCCCGGCCATGCTGGTCAGAATGTTGCTGGCGATGGTCGCCATTTCGATGGCCTGCAAATTCTCGATGAGCACGTCGTCGAGCAGGTCGGCGTCTTCCTCGTACATCTCGAAGATGCGGTCGCGCTTGACCCGTTCCATCATGGCTTCGTTGGCCTTGAGGCCCGTCATGAAATAGACCAGACTCTTTTCCAGCTTGAGCAGGTTCAGGATTTCGCGGTTTTGCTGGCTGTGTTCCAGCTTGTCCTCGATGGTGTCCACGCGCTTGTTGATTTGGCGCACGTCAATCAGGA is from Deinococcus wulumuqiensis R12 and encodes:
- a CDS encoding AAA family ATPase yields the protein MSPTLFLLVGLPGAGKTTLARQLERQHAALRLTPDDWMKPLFGAGDLDGKRAVLEHDLLWSVAARVLGLGVSVVLDYGLWSPGEREMYLSRAHALGARAELHVLDLPVEQLWQRLEARNVLAPQTPQTFVVSREELLEWNGWFQRPLPDELARFDHAEVRHTAEELTV
- the acs gene encoding acetate--CoA ligase, which codes for MSPASDHIDAMLHETRVIPPSAEFQSAARVSREAYERRYRQSLDQPDEFWSEVARDLHWMKEWDRVLDWQEPHAQWFVGGQTNIAYNALDRNVQRGLGDKRAIIWEGEDGRVRTYTYAELLREVCKAANALEELGVVAGDRVTLYMPLIPEAAIAMLACARIGAVHSVVFGGFSVSALADRINNAQSKLLITADAGYRRGKPVTLKINADEAAKLAPCLEHILVVKHTGIEVEWWTEGRDLWWHDVVDRQSDRHEAAALDSEHPLFILYTSGSTGTPKGVQHTTGGYMVSTYLTTQTVFDLRDDDIYWCTADIGWITGHSYSVYGPLLNGATVVMYEGAPNQPDWGRFWDIVQKHRITILYTAPTAIRSFMQHGEEIPGRYDLSSLRLLGSVGEPINPEAWMWYYRVIGGERCPVVDTWWQTETGSIMLTTLPGAFPSKPGSAGLPMFGIEPALMTREGEELGADDGGLLVIKRPWPSMLRTVYGDDERYRKSYWGEIQGVYFAGDGARRDADGYYTIVGRVDDVLNVSGHRLGTMEIESALVAHPDVSEAAVVGKPDPVKGEAVVAYVLLQDGHTADPAALRAHVTREIGALARPDAIYIADALPKTRSGKIMRRFLRQLAAGQTIQGDTSTLEDPAVLDRLAVTQPL
- a CDS encoding magnesium transporter CorA family protein; translation: MLTYYRSIGGKLATVESYVDGCWIDAANPTPEELARISRETGLDLDYLKYPLDPDERSRFERDEGQLLIIMQTSYRLPEDSDIPYDTVPLGILHTDHCIVTVCMLEENPVIKDVLSGLVRRVSTVKRNRLTLQLFLRNAQRFLIDVRQINKRVDTIEDKLEHSQQNREILNLLKLEKSLVYFMTGLKANEAMMERVKRDRIFEMYEEDADLLDDVLIENLQAIEMATIASNILTSMAGAFASVISNNVNQVVKVLTVTTILVAIPTLVSGFFGMNVDGLPFHDNPYGFWLVMAVAMAVASVIAYLFYRWKVF
- a CDS encoding FKBP-type peptidyl-prolyl cis-trans isomerase: MNIAQDKVVELDYQLTVRGEVLDHSDPGEPLTYLHGHGLIIPGLERALEGKQVGDDFEVIVPPEDGYGERNDEAVEELERADFDDDVEEGETYYMQAADGTPYPFTVLSVEGDKVRADFNPPLAGETLHFKVKVLAVRDATAQELEQGYADVEGEDEQ
- a CDS encoding aminotransferase class V-fold PLP-dependent enzyme, producing the protein MPALRPDIDPDGLLEYSVVYTDRSLNHMSAAFQGVMRDLSADLKAVYHAHAVAIIPGSGTSAMEAVVDQLAQGQKCLVIRNGWFSYRWSQIVEMSRLPESVTVLKAQPQKAQPQKTQPQGEAKTPPFAPFPIEEATATIRRERPALVFAPHVETSAGIILPEAYIQALAEATHEVGGLLVIDCIASGAVWLDMEALGIDVLISAPQKGWSSTPCAGLVMLSEAAAARVEATDSVSFTLDLKKWRSIMKSYEDGGFAYHATMPTDGLRQFRDTMHEMKAFGLERAREAQWALGERVREQLAQAGFPSVAAPGFEAPGVVVSYTDHADLQSGKAFREAGLQIAAGVPLQVDEGADFRTFRVGLFGLDKLQDVDGAAGRFGQALEQVCAALR